The bacterium nucleotide sequence CAGCACCATCAAGGATTGCGTTTGCCACATCGGTCACCTCAGCCCTCGTAGGACGAGGGTTACGCACCATTGATTCCAGCATCTGTGTCGCCACGATACAGGGTTTCCCGAGTTTGTTCGCCAAGCGGATGATGTTCTTCTGTTGGGCAGGCACTTCCTCAAGCGGTATCTCCAAGCCCAAATCGCCGCGCGCTACCATAATCCCATCCGCTTCCCTGCATATCTCCTCTATGTTTTGCACCGCTTCCTGCTTCTCTATCTTTGCTATTATCGGAATGTAGTCGCCTCTGCGCAGCATCAATTGCCTTAAACGCTTTATATCCTTAGCCGACCTTACGAACGACAGCGCTACCCAATCCACTCCCATGTCAATCCCGAAATTGAGGTGTTTGATGTCTTCCTCGGTAATAGAAGATATGGGAAGGCTAACCCCGGGAAGATTTATCCCTTGATGGGAGAGAAGAGTTCCACCCGCTATAACCTGACATTCAATTCTCTCTTTTCCGGGTTTAAGCACCTCAAGTTGGATGTTCCCATCAGCTAACAAAACCCTATTTCCTTCTTTTAGAGCAGAAAATATGGGTGGAATGGGGATTGGAATATCCTTTTCGGCTTTCTCGGCTAAAATGAGATTAACGATAGCACCTTCCTCTAAAACCAATCCTTCCTCGCTTGCGAGTTCCCCGATGCGGAGCTTCGGACCGGGAAGGTCCTGGAGAATTGCCACAGGCTTGCCAAACTCACTGGCGATTCTCCTTGTGTTTTTTATCCTTTCCCTATGTTCCTCATAGGTGCCATGGGCGAAGTTTAGCCGTGCTACATCCATACCTGCTTCTATGAGAAGCCTTAATACCTCGGGCTTCTCGCTTGCGGGCCCTATTGTGGCTACTATCTTTGTCTTCCTCATCTAATGAAGGCGCTCCTGCCGGGGAAAATCGCTGCCCTGCCCAAATCCTCTTCTATCCTCAGTAGTTGATTGTATTTGGCAACTCTTTCCGTCCTCGCAGGAGCTCCGGTCTTTATTTGACCGGCGTTCACCGCAACCGCAAGGTCAGCGATTGTGGTATCTTCCGTTTCTCCGCTTCTGTGTGATATAACAGTCGTATAACCAGCCTTCTTGGCAATCTGTATGCATTGAAGGGTTTCCGTTAGTGTGCCGATTTGATTGACCTTTATTAGAATTGAATTCGCTACCTTTTCCTCAATACCCTTTTGGAGCCGCTTGATATTCGTAACGAATATATCGTCTCCCACTAACTGGATTTTGCTTCCAAGCCTTTCCGTGAGAAGTCGCCAGCCTTCCCAATCGTCCTCTGCGAGTCCGTCCTCCAATGAAATAATGGGGAATTTTTCAATCAATTTCTCGTAGAGTTCCACCATGTCCTCCGAGGTCAATGTTTTCCCCATTCCCTTGAGGACATATTTCCCATCCTCCCACAGCTCGGAAGCGGCTGAGTCCATTGCGAGATAAACAGTCTTGCCAGGCTCATAACCCGCTTGCTCTATAGCCTCTGTAAGAAGACCCAAAGCCTCCTCGGGGGTGGTGATATCAGGGGCGAATCCGCCTTCATCCCCTACTCCAGTGGACAAACCCTTTGACTTGAGAAGCTTCTTGAGTGATTGATAGACTTCGGCTCCAATTCTTAGAGCTTCCTTAAAGGAGTCCGCTCCCGCGGGAACAATCATAAACTCCTGCATATCCAACTTGTTATCCGCATGCACTCCTCCGTTTATTACATTCATCATTGG carries:
- the eno gene encoding phosphopyruvate hydratase, with the protein product MSGIVDVKAREVLDSRGNPTVEVEVFLEDGAVGKAIVPSGASTGAHEALELRDGDKERYGGKGVLKAVENVNEVIAEEIVGMEAMNQVEIDMTLIELDGTENKSRLGANAILGVSLAVAHAAANSLGLPLYRYIGGLTARELPVPMMNVINGGVHADNKLDMQEFMIVPAGADSFKEALRIGAEVYQSLKKLLKSKGLSTGVGDEGGFAPDITTPEEALGLLTEAIEQAGYEPGKTVYLAMDSAASELWEDGKYVLKGMGKTLTSEDMVELYEKLIEKFPIISLEDGLAEDDWEGWRLLTERLGSKIQLVGDDIFVTNIKRLQKGIEEKVANSILIKVNQIGTLTETLQCIQIAKKAGYTTVISHRSGETEDTTIADLAVAVNAGQIKTGAPARTERVAKYNQLLRIEEDLGRAAIFPGRSAFIR
- the pyk gene encoding pyruvate kinase; translation: MRKTKIVATIGPASEKPEVLRLLIEAGMDVARLNFAHGTYEEHRERIKNTRRIASEFGKPVAILQDLPGPKLRIGELASEEGLVLEEGAIVNLILAEKAEKDIPIPIPPIFSALKEGNRVLLADGNIQLEVLKPGKERIECQVIAGGTLLSHQGINLPGVSLPISSITEEDIKHLNFGIDMGVDWVALSFVRSAKDIKRLRQLMLRRGDYIPIIAKIEKQEAVQNIEEICREADGIMVARGDLGLEIPLEEVPAQQKNIIRLANKLGKPCIVATQMLESMVRNPRPTRAEVTDVANAILDGADAVMLSEETTIGKYPVEAVKIMHRIAERTERFIEQRNFFAQRLSEKVESTTDAIAISACQIAENLSAKAIITVTSSGYTARMVSRYRPSIPIIAITPEQKTLRRLPLVWGVYPCFRPYYESTDEMLSNSIEAAKESGLVKDGDVVVLTGGVPIKVPGTTNLLKVHMIARTLATGKGFGEGTITGVLKWLKKEGQLVKGYIVAVEKVEEKLLPYLKEAKAILTREEGVQPYLLLTKAEIDVPLLTGIDVGEEVLKEGMVLTVDVDKGVVLEGETQVV